CTCCAGTGTCTTCAAGAAGGTGACGTAGAAGTTGAACAGACCCTGCCAGACGAAGCCCGCGAAGCCGACCACGACGACGCCAACGAGAACGATCCGCCACTGGTGGACGACCGCGGCCGAAAGGTCACGATCCTCGCTGCCGGCGGCCGGGAGCTCGTTGCGTCGCGCGGCGAGATAGAAGGCGATCGTCGCCAGCACGGCCAGGATGGCCAGCAACTGGAACGTTCGCCGCCAGCGGCCAAGCGCGAGCGTCGCCGTCACCAAAAGCGGCGCGCCGACGGCAGCCACTTGGCTCGCAGTGCCGTGCAGGCCCAGCGCGAGGCCAACCCGGTCCGGGAAGAGTTCGCTGACCAGGGGATTGGCCGCGATAAAGTAGGTCCCACTGGACAGTCCCAACAGAAAGGCCCCCAGCATCAGCATCCACACGTCGAGGGCGGTGGCAGCGACGACGGCCGCGACAGTCAACAACAGCCCCGTCCCGAGGATTACCTGCTGGCGCGGATACCGTGTCAGCAGATAGCCCGTCGGGAGCCGCGAGAGGGCACTGCCGAGCCACGCCAGCGTCGCGAGTAAGCCGACCGCTGCCGCCGACGTACCGAACTGCTGGCGCAACGGGTCGAGCAACGGGGCAAAGACGACCCGCCCCAGATTGACAAGGAGGACCATGCCACAGAGACTGGTAAAGACCGAACGACGGGACACAATCGGGCTACCCAGGGACACATCTATATCCTTGCGATGCAGGCACGGGCTTTTTGACAGGTCGTCACATACCTCCACGTATGAAATCAGTCAGGAAAGGACTCCGATCGGGGGATTTGAAGAAAGACACCTACGAGCGATTGCGCTGTGCGGACTGCGACGAAGAGTTGAAAACCGAGAACGACCCCGAAGAGGTCGGGTCGGTCCGGGCCTGTCCGGAGTGTGGCCGCCGGTGGCAGCAGGTCGGCTAGCCCGGGGGGAACCGATCGGCTGCGCTTTCTGTCTGACTCGAAGACCGCACGAACGCTTGGCCCTCGCACTCATAGCACTGGGGTCCCACAGTGGCAGGTGTGCCTGACAATCGCCCGTTCGTCCCCAGCACGGTGGCGCTGGGCCTGGTCGCGCTCGGTCACGCCGCCCTCACCTGGCCACCGGCGGCTACAGTCGCCTTCTTTGGCGGTGGCGCAGTGGTCGCGTTCGTCGCCGAGGCCGTCGTGATCGCTCTCGGTTTGCTCGAACACCACGTCGGTCCGAAGATTTTCGGGGTCCCCATGTACGTCCTCTTTGGCTGGACAGGGGTGGTGTACGTCGCGTTTCGTCTCGCATTGCTGTGGACTGCGGGGTGGCCGGCAGTCGCCGTCGGTGCGATACTCGCGACGACAGCTGATCTACTGACCGACCACCAAGGAGTTGTAAACGGGTACTGGACCTACACCGACGATCTGCCGGGACCACGGTTTCGCGGGGTGCCGTGGTGGAACTATCTGGGCTGGCTCACGATCAGTGCAACGACAGCAACCCTTCCCGTGGCGGTTCTGTGAGCGAGGCCAAGAGGGACACGGAGTCACGTCCAACGGAGTCGGACTCGTGATCCCGTCGAGACGCTGAAGCGCTCTTTGCCCCGGCCCTGGTTGACGGCGAGCTCGACGTTCCCGTGGCTGCCGACGGTGACGAGCCGGTTGCCGGCCTCGACGGCGGCGTAAGTTCGGCGGACAGGCGCCCAGGCACCGTTGACCGTGATAGCGTCACCGAACCGGTCGGCCACGCTCTGGCCAGGGACGTTCGTGATCGCGTTCCCGAAGTCATCAACGACCAACACGTCCCCATCGATCCCGTCCTCGCGGATCGTCGGCGCGGGAAACGACAGCCGCTCGAACTCCTCACGGCGGTGAAAGCGGTCGCTGGACGCAAAATCCAGTCGCCCGCGCTCGTGGACCGTCGCCGCGGCGGGGGCAAAGACGTCCCGGCCGTGGAACGTGACGCTCTCTGGATCGTCGTACGTGTAGGCGAAAACTGTCAAATCCCCCTCGTCGCCGGCGAGTGCGCGTGCCGCTGGGAGCAAGACTCCGTTGTCCGGGCCGACGAGGACGTGCTCACCGGCCCGGATCGCCAGCGCTGCCCGCTCGGTGCCGACGCCGGGATCGACCACGACGAGGTGGACGGCCGGCGGGAAGTACGGCAGGACCTCACGGAGCCAGAAGGCGGCCGCGCAGACGTCCTGTCGGGGAAAGGTATGGGAGACGTCGATCAAGCGTGCGTCCGTCTGGCCGAGCAAGACGCCTTTCATCGCCGCCGGATACGGCGACCCGAAGTCGGAACTGAGCGTGATCATTGCGGTGGCTTAGCGGCGGGACCGACAAAGACGCTCGGGATTTCTCGGGGTCAGTGTTGGCTCGCTTCGTCCGGTCTGGCCTCCCAGCGCTCGACGACATCCGACCGGGAGATCGTCCGGAGTCGTTCGACACCGTTGCACTCGTCGATGACTTCGACGACGGCGTCGGGCACCCGGTCGCGCCACGTCTCGCCATCGATGATCCGCTCGCGGATTTCGCTTCCTTCTAAGCGATCACGGTCGAACATCGGTGACTGGCGGACCTCGATGCCGGCTTCTTCGAACAACTGGATTACGAGCGGGTTGTTCGAGTACGCCAGGTCGAACGTCGGGCACATGCTCTGGACGTGACTCACCCACACGGAGTTGCGATCGAGGTCTTCGATTGGGACGACGTAGGTGACCAGATCGAATTCCGCGACGGCCTTGGTGACCATCATGATCCGTTCGCCGGCAGTAAAGGGGTCATGAACCGTGTGGGAATCGCCGGCACTCCCGATTCCGAGGACGAGTTCGTCGACTTCCCCGTCGGCCGCGATGTGTTCGATCATCGTCTGGTGCCCGTTGTGATAGGGCTGAAAGCGGCCGATGTAGAACCCGCGAGTCATACCCACACTCAGGGCGGGGTTTTCATAAACCCGGCGAGTCGTCAGCCGGCGATTGCGTCACGATCCGGCCGCCCTATGCCGATTTTGGTTGCGCGGCAATCACGGGGGCTAGGAGAAAGTATATGAATCGACAGTCCTTGATTTCCAGTAACCGACCCGTTCAAAATGAGTGAGAACATCGATACGGACGATCCGCCACCCGAAGACGAGGTGGACGAAGAGACGACGGACGCCCAGTCGACGACTGAGCAATCCCCGTCGGACGCGACGGAAACGCCGGCGGAAACACCACCGGCTGAGGGCGACGGATCGGACGCGGAGATCGACGAGTTGGGCAGTGGCGTCACGCTCGATGACGAGGACGTGGCCGTCATCGACGACGAGGACGACACCCTCGGCGGGCTCGATATCGAGTCGACCGAAGACATCGAAGTCCCCGACCGGCTGGTCGATCAGGTGATCGGCCAGGATCACGCTCGCGATATCGTCAAGAAGGCGGCCAAACAGCGCCGTCACGTGATGATGATCGGTTCGCCCGGGACGGGCAAATCGATGCTCGCGAAAGCGATGAGCCAACTCCTTCCAAAGGAGGATCTCCAAGACGTGCTCGTCTACCACAACCCGGACGACGGCAACGAGCCGAAAGTCCGGACGGTGCCGGCCGGGAAAGGCGAGCAGATCGTCGATGCCCACAAAGAGGAGGCCAACAAGCGCAACCAGATGCGCTCGTTCCTGATGTGGATCATCATCGCCATCGTGATGGGCTACTCGCTGCTCATCGCGGGTCAGATCCTGCTTGGCATCCTCGCAGCCGGCGTCATCTATCTGGCCTTCCGCTATGGGGCCCGGGGCAACGATTCGATGATCCCGAACCTCCTGATCAACAACGCCGACAAGCAGACCGCGCCCTTCGAGGACGCGACGGGTGCCCACGCCGGCGCACTGCTGGGTGACGTTCGTCACGATCCCTTCCAGTCCGGCGGGATGGAGACCCCCAGCCACGACCGGGTCGAACCCGGCGAGATCCACAAGGCCAACAAGGGCGTGTTGTTCGTCGACGAGATCAACACGCTCGATATCCGCTCTCAGCAGAAGCTGATGACGGCCATCCAGGAGGGTGCGTTCTCGATCACCGGCCAGAGCGAGCGCTCTTCGGGCGCGATGGTCCAGACCGAACCCGTCCCGACGGACTTCATCATGGTCGCGGCGGGGAACCTCGATGCCATGGAGAACATGCACCCGGCCCTGCGCGACCGGATCAAAGGCTACGGGTACGAGGTCTACATGGACGATACCATCGACGACGAACCCGAGATGCGCCGGAAGTACGCCCGCTTTGTCGCCCAGGAGGTCGAGAAAGACGGGCGGCTCCCACACTTCACGAAGGAAGCTGTCGAGGAGGTCATCCTCGAAGCCAGGCGGCGGGCCGGCCGCAAGGAGCATCTCTCCCTGAAGCTCCGTGACCTGGGTGGACTGGTTCGCGTTGCGGGTGACATCGCCCGCGCCGAAGACAAGGAGTACACCGAGCGCGATGACGTC
The sequence above is drawn from the Halorhabdus sp. CBA1104 genome and encodes:
- a CDS encoding S-adenosyl-l-methionine hydroxide adenosyltransferase family protein, whose amino-acid sequence is MITLSSDFGSPYPAAMKGVLLGQTDARLIDVSHTFPRQDVCAAAFWLREVLPYFPPAVHLVVVDPGVGTERAALAIRAGEHVLVGPDNGVLLPAARALAGDEGDLTVFAYTYDDPESVTFHGRDVFAPAAATVHERGRLDFASSDRFHRREEFERLSFPAPTIREDGIDGDVLVVDDFGNAITNVPGQSVADRFGDAITVNGAWAPVRRTYAAVEAGNRLVTVGSHGNVELAVNQGRGKERFSVSTGSRVRLRWT
- the lonB gene encoding ATP-dependent protease LonB; translation: MSENIDTDDPPPEDEVDEETTDAQSTTEQSPSDATETPAETPPAEGDGSDAEIDELGSGVTLDDEDVAVIDDEDDTLGGLDIESTEDIEVPDRLVDQVIGQDHARDIVKKAAKQRRHVMMIGSPGTGKSMLAKAMSQLLPKEDLQDVLVYHNPDDGNEPKVRTVPAGKGEQIVDAHKEEANKRNQMRSFLMWIIIAIVMGYSLLIAGQILLGILAAGVIYLAFRYGARGNDSMIPNLLINNADKQTAPFEDATGAHAGALLGDVRHDPFQSGGMETPSHDRVEPGEIHKANKGVLFVDEINTLDIRSQQKLMTAIQEGAFSITGQSERSSGAMVQTEPVPTDFIMVAAGNLDAMENMHPALRDRIKGYGYEVYMDDTIDDEPEMRRKYARFVAQEVEKDGRLPHFTKEAVEEVILEARRRAGRKEHLSLKLRDLGGLVRVAGDIARAEDKEYTERDDVLQAKRRSRSIEQQLADNYIERRKDYELTVNAGDAVGRVNGLAVMGEDSGIVMPVMAEVAPSQGPGEVIATGKLQEIAMEAVQNVSAIIKKFSDEDISEKDIHIQFVQSYEGVEGDSASVTVATAVISALENIPVEQNIAMTGSLSVRGDVLPVGGVTHKIEAAAKTGLDKVIIPKANEQDVMIEDEYKDQIEIIPVTHLSEVLEVALAGEPEKDSLVDRLKSITGQALETNVGRTNPSPQ
- a CDS encoding CynX/NimT family MFS transporter is translated as MVLLVNLGRVVFAPLLDPLRQQFGTSAAAVGLLATLAWLGSALSRLPTGYLLTRYPRQQVILGTGLLLTVAAVVAATALDVWMLMLGAFLLGLSSGTYFIAANPLVSELFPDRVGLALGLHGTASQVAAVGAPLLVTATLALGRWRRTFQLLAILAVLATIAFYLAARRNELPAAGSEDRDLSAAVVHQWRIVLVGVVVVGFAGFVWQGLFNFYVTFLKTLEYSGATARLLLTVVFAAGLPAFAFTGWLADHVSPLRLLVAIFAAFGVSVFALTLPLGPAWLIGTSVLMGYVIHSLFPVADTYLLGSLPDRHRASAYSAYSATMMMVQAAGSWVVGLLRDAAIPFPVIYRAFAIGLVACAVALFGLYRLGKLPAVARA
- a CDS encoding carotenoid biosynthesis protein, with the protein product MPDNRPFVPSTVALGLVALGHAALTWPPAATVAFFGGGAVVAFVAEAVVIALGLLEHHVGPKIFGVPMYVLFGWTGVVYVAFRLALLWTAGWPAVAVGAILATTADLLTDHQGVVNGYWTYTDDLPGPRFRGVPWWNYLGWLTISATTATLPVAVL
- a CDS encoding HVO_0758 family zinc finger protein, producing MKSVRKGLRSGDLKKDTYERLRCADCDEELKTENDPEEVGSVRACPECGRRWQQVG
- a CDS encoding nicotinamide-nucleotide adenylyltransferase, translated to MTRGFYIGRFQPYHNGHQTMIEHIAADGEVDELVLGIGSAGDSHTVHDPFTAGERIMMVTKAVAEFDLVTYVVPIEDLDRNSVWVSHVQSMCPTFDLAYSNNPLVIQLFEEAGIEVRQSPMFDRDRLEGSEIRERIIDGETWRDRVPDAVVEVIDECNGVERLRTISRSDVVERWEARPDEASQH